TATTGGAATATCTTATGTATCttcgcattttttttttttgtttcaaatgtaCCTCTTGTAtgtttttctattatttaaaagTATTTCTGCTGTTAGTttaatatgataaataaaaaagaaaagattgtcaGTAAATAGTGGCCTACAAATATaaagcttgtttttttttttttttcctttgggtTAAAATTCCAAAGGAGTTGTAAATCTCTGCGACTTCTAATACAGGGGTTATAAAGTTTATCCAGCACTTTGCGttgtaaatttagaaatttcttgggacaaatttttttttttttttcggtaaaAATCTGCAAGGATCCCGTACTATTGCTCATTTTGGAATTGCCCCTCtcagcttttattttttatttatttttattgatagttTCTTTACTAATGACTGTTTAGAATTGAGTTACTCTAATTGCacaagttgaaaattttattaaattgaatGACTTTATTTGGTATTAGCAATTAGTgcttttagttttatttgttaAAGTGTAATTAAAAtgattgaatttaataaaatcagTGATGCattcaatttatttgactaaCTTGATTAATtctgaaaaatcaaaaaataaaagattctcgttaaaaaaattcaaatcccCACACCATAGACTTTTGCCACAATTTTTCGAAAGGAAAAATAGCCTAAAAGAGTAAAGATTGAAGATCAAGTCGCGATAATTAAAAGATTAGGACTTAATTAAAAGTTAAGGAAaaagtcatatttttttatttaaaagaaagCTGACGGACCTAAAAATGCCGTCAAAAAGTCTACTCGCCATCAGCCAGAAACCACCAAAATGGAATAAAGGACACACCAACTACACTTTACTAACtttatttctattttctaatttaaaaagATTTGAGCATTGTTGAGATAGGAAAGGTGCACCCATCGCACTTAAGACTCAACTATAGCGCTCACAGATTTCTTTCTGATTCAACCTATCTGAATATTGGGTCAATTGTTGGACCTCTTGCCATTAAGTCTCTTATGGACCGCAACGCTATTCAACTTATTTGGCTcacccaactcaacttattagttttCTAAGTCTATTGTCACAGGGCAGAAAGTCGGCATGTGGGAATTGAACTCGCATCATTGTTCTGATatagggatgtaatgtgggccgtgccgagCCGACACGGTCCACATTTCCCTAGCCGAAACGGGCCGGAGGCCAGCCCGGCCCCAAAATCGGGttgtgccgtgccgggccaaagTTCTTGGAacccggcccagcacggccccccGGCCCGCACTGCaggtgccgtgccgggccgggccgggcttcaGGCCagccctttttttattttattaattttatttaaaaaattttaatttttttatatatttacaaaaatattaaaattttaaattatttttaatttttaaattttttgaaccaaAATGTCCTTCCCAGTAGTCAAAATTTGACTGTTGNatatatatatagaaggaaATAATCTTATGAAAAGATATCTCATATAATTTAACTCAATCAAGAAGGATAATGAGGCATATTGAGAATATCTTCTGTGAGGCAATGATGGGATCTTCTCTTTTCACACGATTATTTTCCTTCTGTAACACATGCTGTGCGAGATTTCGGCATGGAATGGGGAAAAGCAGGAAGTGAAAAAAGTAAGTAAATGAGAAGGTTTTTGTGAGGTGGAGCGGGGACCGGTTTCGAGGATGAGGGCGAGGAGGGAGTTGCGGCGGTGGCGGAAGGCGGAGAGGCTGAGGAAGccggcgaggaggaggacgaggccGGACCCCACGCCGCCCGCCAGCGACGCCGTGCTGCCCCGCCGCGCGTAGCCGACGACGCCGCCCGCCAGCACCGCCGCCCCGAACGGGATCGTGAAGCAGAAGTCGtgcatctcctccctctcccttcttcttcttcttcttctgattACTCTCCTCACCTCCAGAGTCTAGATCTCAGAAAAGGAGGAGGATCTGATCATCTTATTGTAtttaactcttttttctttttctttttattcctgaattctttttaattttctattgagagagaaaaagtcaGAGATAGAGAGATTCTTTAGAGTGATGCCAGTGTGGTGGTTAGATCAAAAGCAGACCTACAAAATTAGAAGAGTGAAGCTACCGTAATATGTAAATCTTATACAACGTATTATcctagatttttaatttttttattattctaaaattaaaaaattaataaaatttttaaattgctCCCTACTTTGatatagaatttttaaataaaatgtaaagTTTTACCTTCCCACCTTATTTGACacatagaatttttttgacaaaataaaaattaaattatagaagagtaaaatataattttttgaacaatCAGGTGACAGAATGATATTgagtaaaggaaaaaaaacacagtcaatttgaagtttacccatctTTTATTAATACTTAGGCATAAATTTATACttacataatataaaaattaatatttcaaaactaatattttattgacAGATATTGTATTTCTAATTTGTATAGATCTACTATACTATAGGAAGTATAGaagatttgatatttttgatcttttaacTTTTGAGTTAAGAATTGTATGATTGAAATGATTGCGGTATTTTCTAGAATTGAATAGTATTTTTAGAATTGAATGGTTTTAATAGGATACTAacattaattcaaaaattaaagtgataaaaaaaattgatctaaaaattaaaaagtcggAAGTACCGAATCCGCTATACTTCCGATTTACATGCTATGATAGATTGTACAAGTAGTATTTTTGAGTTTAAATATAATACGTTGTATAAGATTTCCATGCTATGATAGAGTGTACAAGTGGTATTTTTGAGTTTAAATATTTCCACACTAAATAAGAggattaaaaatttatcaaaaaaatgaTTTTAGTTTGAAAACTAGTATTTTTTGTTTCAGATTGGGATTTTTGCAAAATCGCTTAGCACAATATAATTAACTTAGGACATAATTTACattatatcttaattttttttaagatggtGTTCAGTTTCTtgtaaaactatataaaatatgttTTCTAAGAAAatttcttagaaaaaaaaagtttatatttattagtatttagttggggacaaaaaaaaattaatttccacGCATATGTCTCCaatttgaatgaaaataaaaaattatatatacgaATTGAGAAAAGAAGGGTGCTTTTTAAATTTTCGATgcatatataaaactattattattattattattattattattattatttttgctgAAAAGTATTTTATATGAAACTATATGAGGTAAAAACTCTTTTTAtacgaaattattttatatgcaaacgagtggcatctatgCTCTTTACTGAAATTTGAATTACTGTGACATGTTtgtttatatttcaaaaaattttgctacaattttattacaattttgtcTGTATTATCCAAATCCTAACTTAACTCGAACTCAGAAGCTTAGTCAAACGGATCGTACCCGACCCGTTCTCACCCGCTTCCCCTTCAAAACcccaaatttagggtttttaagGTCGCCAATGGCGATCGCCTTCTCCACGGGCACCCATTCCCTTCGCGCCCCGTATTATCTCCCCTTCCGCCTCCTCCCCGAATTCTTCTCCCAAAGATCGAACCTTTTCCAAACCCTAGCTCCATTCATGGGGAGCCAGGGCCCTTCGAAGAGACCTATTTGCCCTAATTGCTCCAAACCCTCCAAGCTTTGCCTCTGCTCCCGCCTCAAATCCCCACCTCTCGACAACTCGATCGGTGTTACGATTCTACAGCACAGTTTGGAGGCGAAGCACCCACTCAATTCCGCTAGGGTTGCGAAGATTGGCCTCAAGAATGTTACGGTGATCCCTGTTACCGACGTCAATTTCCAAGCCAGGTTCTTTATACGCCCTCTGGGTTCGGATTCATCTTCTGGGGATTCTTTGATTGATGGGAATCGCTCTGAGAGCTCAGATTTGGGGGGAAGATCTGATTTTGTGACGACTCATTCGTCCATATCGGAAGATTTTGATTGGGGAGCTGTGAATTGTTGCAACAGTGATGAATGTGGAGATGTTTTTGATGTTTTGTGTAGAAATAAGTCTCCAAGATCATCAAATAAAGAGATCAATTTGACACCTGTAACGTATCGGAAGGAaagattagattttgatgaatgCATCACAGTCACCAAAGCTAAATGCAAGGTAACATGCTCTCAAAATGAGCTTGAAATCACTGTCGAGCGCTCTGCGAAACCCAATATCGATTGGGTATTAAGAACTCCGATCGGCAGAGCATTGATCTCAAATGGGTTCGTAGTCAAAAAATTGCAGAGGAAGCAGTTGAGTGGCACTGAGATATATCAGGACTTTGAGGAGTTCGAGATCACGGTGCTTGCGGGATCAGCCCTCCTCTTTCCTTATGAGAGGTCGATCAATTTGGATTCTGTGGATTTTGAAGTGAAGCATTTGGTTGTTTTGGACGGTACATGGGCGAAGGCGAAGCGAATATACCATGAGAATCCGTGGCTAAAGCTTCTGCCACACTTGAAGCTGGATCCAGGGAAGGAGAGCTTGTATAGTGAAGTGAGGCATCAGCCAAAAGCCGGGTGCTTGTCTACTATCGAGAGCATAGTTTGCGCTTTGAAGGGACTAGGGAATGATATGGAGGGTTTGGATGAGCTTTTGGATGTCTTTGAGTCTATGATTGGGGATCAAAGGCGCTGTAAAGAGGAGAAATTCAGAGCTATGTCACAGTCATTACCGGGGACatgattattttttcatttatattgTTATCTTAGATTATTGCAGAAATTTTGACTGAAGATGAAGCTGAGATTTCGTCTGATGGAATGACAAGATTTTGCAACCTTTTGGATGCGTtttcagtccagaggttatgtTAGGACAGTAGAATTCGGACTAGTGCTTGAATGTAGCGGcctattctttaatttttgattAGTAGACTGATGTGCATTTAGCCAAAGAGCCAAAAGTTTACTGTAGTTACCGCAAAAAATTCTGAGTTTTGCAGTTTATAACAATTGTCATTTTGGGTATCTTACCTATTTGtttcattttcatttcaatGTCCTAACATTTGTTAGCTTAAGTTGTTCGAAGATCCATCTTTAAAAGGATGAAACATTCTTCAATGAAATTTGTGTTTTCAGCATCACCTTTTGTTACAAAAGTGGGTTAATTGGCAGCTTCAAAACACTCTTTCTTCATTTTCACTTGTCCTTGCTTTCTCTTCTTGTGCTTGTCAATGCTCTAAAGAGCCCTTCATGGGGAGACAGCCAACTCAAGCTGCTACATATCACATACGCGATATGCAGCTGCATATGCCAGAAAATAAGCAGCTCCATAGTGAAAGTAACATTGTTGCAGAATGAAT
This genomic window from Ananas comosus cultivar F153 linkage group 3, ASM154086v1, whole genome shotgun sequence contains:
- the LOC109707638 gene encoding protein FATTY ACID EXPORT 5-like, translating into MHDFCFTIPFGAAVLAGGVVGYARRGSTASLAGGVGSGLVLLLAGFLSLSAFRHRRNSLLALILETVCALALTYIMGQRYLETSKIMPAGVVAALSALMSGFYLYKIATGGNHFPAKAE
- the LOC109707696 gene encoding uncharacterized protein LOC109707696, which gives rise to MAIAFSTGTHSLRAPYYLPFRLLPEFFSQRSNLFQTLAPFMGSQGPSKRPICPNCSKPSKLCLCSRLKSPPLDNSIGVTILQHSLEAKHPLNSARVAKIGLKNVTVIPVTDVNFQARFFIRPLGSDSSSGDSLIDGNRSESSDLGGRSDFVTTHSSISEDFDWGAVNCCNSDECGDVFDVLCRNKSPRSSNKEINLTPVTYRKERLDFDECITVTKAKCKVTCSQNELEITVERSAKPNIDWVLRTPIGRALISNGFVVKKLQRKQLSGTEIYQDFEEFEITVLAGSALLFPYERSINLDSVDFEVKHLVVLDGTWAKAKRIYHENPWLKLLPHLKLDPGKESLYSEVRHQPKAGCLSTIESIVCALKGLGNDMEGLDELLDVFESMIGDQRRCKEEKFRAMSQSLPGT